TCCACGAGCCTGCAAAGTGCGTCTTTTTCTGTGTCCTGTGTCCTTCCCATTCCAGTGTCATTCCAGCCAGAGTCGGAGGTCTTAGTTCACATCCCCAAGCAGAGACTGGGTCTAGTCAAAAGAGGTTCCTACATTGAGGAAACCCTGAGCCTCAGATTCCTCCGAGTCCACCAGTCCAACATCTTTATGGTGACTGAGAACAAGGACTTTGTGGTGGTCAGCATTCCGGCGGCCGGGGTGCTCCAGGTCCAGGTGAGTATCCAGTGGCATCTCTGTCTTGCCCCTTCTCTTCCTGAGGCCCTTCTCCTTTGGTCACCGATGTCATATGCGGTCAGAAACATGGAAGgcaggccagtcacagtggctcatgcctgcaatcccaacactttgggaagccgaggccggAGGGTCActcgagcctaggagttcaagaccagcctgggaaacatagtgagacctcattgctacaaaaaaattaaaaaatgaggtgggagaattgcttgagcttagggagttgaggctgtaatgagctgtgattgtgccactgcactcctgcctaggcaatgggagtgagaccctgtctcaaaaaataaaagtaaaaaagaaagaaacatggagGGCAAATCTGTGGTGCTGGCTGGAAATGGACTTCACCATGTATGCCCCTCAGGCCTGTACTTTTACCAAGGTAGCCCCATCCGGGGACAGCCACAGGGCATGGGATGCCCCTGTGCATCTAATTAGTTGCCCATGtgcaactaattttttttcttttcttttttcttttttttttttttgagacagagtctcgctctgtcgcccaggctggagtgcagtggcgcgatctcggctcactgaaacctcctcctcctgggttcaagcgattctcctgcctcagcctccagagtagctgggactacaggtgcatgccaccacgcccagctaattttttgtatttttagtaaagacagggtttcactgtgttagccagatggtctcgatctcctgacctcgtgatccaccagcctcagcctcccaaagtgctgggattacaggcgtgagccactgcgcccagccaacgtGCAACTAATTTCTTTTGGCCCCACAGCGATGCCAAGAAGTCAGAGGAACCCTGGGAACACAAGCTTTCTATAGGGTAGACCTGAGCCTGGAATTTGCCGAGATGGCTGCCCCAGTCCTCTGGACAGTGGAGAGCTTCTTCCAATGTGTGGGTGAGTGAGGCACCATGAGGGAGTGACTGCTGGTAACAGGCACACACTGCACAAACCCTCTTTCCTTGGCCCTGGGCTTCTTTCTTctgtgacagagtttcactccctGGACCTGACAGGTCCCCACACCTACAAGGTAAGTGAGGTGTCAGACATACTGGCTGGAACTGGCAGAAGAACAACAGTATCATGAGAACTGAGTGGTGATGTGGTTCCTGGCCCTGGAGTCTGCCAGGGAGGGGACAGGGGAGGCGGATGGGGGTGCAACCATTTCCTAACAAACCACACAACCTCAGTGAGTTACTTAACCAtgttgagcctcagtttccccatctggaaaatAGGCATACCAGTACTTATTTTGAGGACTGAATGAGATAAGGGGAATGAATGGCTTAGAAGAGTGAGTGCCTGGTGTAAGAGGAGCTGTTTCCATTTATCCACTCTCTCTGTGTGGGCTCCAGTTTCTCGGGTCACTTGGTAGACAGATGAGTGTCCTTGGCAAAGAGCACGACACGATGCAACTTGTTTCTCAGCTCAAGAGGAACCTTCTTCTAAACATGGTGTATGCCTTCATGCTAGGATGCTGGGATGGGGTTTTTGGCGAAAGCTCCACTAATGGACAACCTGGTATTCACACATGCAAAACCACCAGGAGCAAAATCCGTTGAAATACAGTACAAGGAAATGCACGTAATTCACAAACGATGTCGATCACTTTCATCTTATACTTCCTAACTGTCCTCAATTGAAGACAGACACGAAGGAGATTTAACTCAGATGTTAATAGCGCAAGTTTGCCCTGTCATGAGGATATGATGTTTCGGTGCTGcacaaaaatgtaattatattcaGAACTATATTTAAAGATTAAAAGGGGGACTGCCTACCACAGCTAGCCCCAAATTcagaattagaaacaaagaaaaaggcgGGATGGGGGTGAGTTCTGACAGTCTGctaaaaatggaaatgtttctTGAAAATTTTTACACATTTcggctgtttttattttaacagtttCCTGCAGTGATGACATTAATCTTGGAAAGGGAGGGCTAGAACTTTATCCAACAGATATTCAATAAGCAGTTGCGGTTTATGAGACCCCATTCAAGGCTTAGGTGGGAATAGAGGCTGCTGGATTTGGTTCTTGCTCTCAAGCAGCGTCCAATCTGGAAGGGGAGATAAGAAATGCCCACAGaaaggccagacgcggtggctcacgcctataatcccagcactttgggaggccaaggtgggaggatcacttgaggccaggagtttgagatcagcctggccaacatggcaaaaccctgtctctcctaaaagaGGACATCTCtaatctgtaatctcagctacttaggaggctgaggcaggagaatcgcttgcacctgggaggtggaggttgcagtgagctgagattgtgccactgcattccagcctgggcaacagagcaagactcgtctcaaaacagaaacaaaaacaaaaaacaacacaaaaaaaatgCCCAGAGAATTATGAGGGCAGGTGGACTCAGGAGAGATGTCAGAGAGTAGATGATCTTTACCCTGGGTTTTGATGAGATGGCAGGTCCTTGACAGGAAGATACAGAGTACAGTATAAAAATAGATCAGCAACAGCAACAGAAACATTTTAGGAAGAGTTTTTTGGCCTCTCTGGAAAGATTTACACGGGGAAAGAatgttctctttctcattttgttaatttaaCATCAGCAACCAGAATGAATCTCTCCCCTCCCTCGTTCCCAGCATacctcccctccacctccccagcagCTTCCCTGCAGCTTCGAGGTCTTTCTATTCTTATTATAGTTATGGTGCATGCTCCTGTCTCTCCCTCTAGTATGAATTCATTCAGATCAGGAGCTGTGTCCTATTCGGCTTCTTATTCTTGACGGGCCTTATCTTGTCACCTTGCCCTTGGTAAGCACTTCATAAATGCTTGTTGGCTTGAATTTTCaccaggaattaaaaaaaatgtttcacacagataacatttttcttttgtaaatatgtGACTAATGTGTTGGAATATTAATATATGCTAGAATTGCCTGAACTCCCCGTggttagagatttttaaaaaatcttcctctTCCCTGACCGCAAAAGTAATTAGAACCTATAGGACAAATCCTAATTATTGAAGCGTCTGGTCTGGAGAAATCTAAGAGATGGTTTAGATATAGTTGTTTtcatgtgtgcgtatgtgtgtgtgtgcatatatatatactatatatatatattttttaataagagacaggttcttgttctattgcctaggctggagtacaatgttgcaatcatagctcattataacattgagctcctgggctcaagggatcctcctgtctcagcctcctgagtagctgggattataggtacaagACACCATACcaagctagtttttaaattttttttttttcccccgagacagagtctcactcttgttgcccaggctggagtgcaatgatgcaaacttggctcactgcaacctccgcctctcctgattcagcctcccgcatagctgggattacaagtgcccgccaccatgcctggctaatctgtatttttagtagagatgaggtttcaccatgttgatcaggctggtcttaaactcctgacctcaggtgatccggccgcctcagcctcccgtactgctgggattacaggcatgagccaccacgcctggccttaaatattttttatagagatgagatcatgcatgttgcccaggctgttgttaaactcctgggctcaagtgatcttcctgccttggcctcccaaagtgctgggattacaggtgtgaaccactgtgcccggcctgttttcacattttaaagtcGGGTTCACTGATGGAAATGCCTCTCAGGGTGGGGCAGGGAATGTCAGCAGCGGGACAGTGGGGAGGATAAGAACACTCAGGGCCTGGGCATGGGAGGATAAGGCAGCAAAGCTCAGTGTCAGAGGTGACAGGGAGTGGTGGAGACTCCTGGGAACCCGCAGCCACCAGGTCCCTCTAAGTGGAGCAACCTCGCTTAGCTGGAGCTCATCCCGTCTTGCAGGGAGGCAGGCCCGTGTAGCCAAATCTGGTTTTCCACGAGAACCTGGTGATATAAAAACTCctgcttttaaaatgttgttggttaatttaaaaaatagttcaaaCACCCTGCAAGGCTGAGTCAAACATGTCCAAGGGCTGTATTTGACCCCTAGCCAGAATTTGCAAGCTCGAACTCAGCAGTTCTCAACTGCGGTTGATTTTTGCCTCTCAGGAGACACTTAGCAACATCTGGAGACCTTTTTGGTTGTCATGACTCCGGGGATCCTATCAGCATctggtgggtggaggccagggggCCTGCTAAACACCCTGCACTGTACCTCCTCTCCCGCACTTGGCAAAGCGTGATCGGCCTGGAATACCTACGCTGCGTGGGCTGAGTCTAACCCGAAAGGTGGTCGGTCAGGGAGCACTCTCCGGTTCTCTGTGGTTCCTGAGGCTGAGCCAAGGTATTTGACCTCAAAATAGGAAATGGCTCAAAGACAAAACCATCTGATGGCATTGAAGCTGGGACAGGGAGTCAGGGCCAGGTGCCCCTTGCAGAAATCTGAATTTCTgtgacttaattttaaaaaatgggccaggcatggtggctcactcctgtaatcccagcactttaacaggccaaggcgggcagatcatttgaggtcgggagtttgagaccagcctggctaacatggcgaaacccatctctactaaaaatacaaaaaaattagttgggcatggtggtgcacacctgtaatcccagttacttaggaggccgaggcaagagaatcgcttgaacccaggaggcggaggttgcagtgagctgagactgtaccactacactccagcctggccagagtgagactccatctcaaaaaaaaaaaaaaaaaagagagaatctcGATGTCCACATAGTCTCAAAAAGGACTCCAGGTGGGAGGACTGTGAAATTCAGCCAATGGACATTTCCCAACCCAGGGCTTGCATCTGACCTCCCCAAGCTTCTGTTCCCCACCTGTGGAAAAGGGGTCACTCATGGTCCCTTCAGCAGGGCGTTGGGAGGATTTTGCTTCCTTAGGAGGAAGGCTGAGCTCTGTCTTCTCTCTGGAAGGTTCAGGAACAGAGTCGCCTGCCTCAACTGCTGCACTGAGGACCACTTCCTCCCCGCCATCCCCAGGACCAGAGACCCCTCCAGCGGGAGTGCCATCTGCTGCTTCCTCCCAGGTGTGGGCTGCAGGACCAGCTGCCCAGGAATGGCTTTCTCGGGACCTCCTGCACCGGCCTTCCGATGTGCTGGCCAAGGCACGTCTATGGCTGCATCCTCTGCCCATGGTTTCCTCCAAAGAGTCCGGTCCCCATGAGGTATCGGTAGACCCAGCTGGGCCTGAGGCCCTTCTCTTTCACCACCATTCTTCcaaacagagcctcactctgaTCCCCAAGAGCTCCCACCTGAGGGCAGCCCCCTTCATCTGTCAGCCTGGATCACAGCAGCCTCCCAGGGCCTTGAGACACAGCCAAGGGAGCCAGCGGGGGGGTCAGCAGCTATGCACACAAACGgagggagggaaactgaggcacaccaGAGGACTGGAGACCCAGAGGTCACAGTTTcctccagctcttttttttttttgagatggggtcttgctttgtcatccaggctggagtccagtggcacgatcttggcttactgcagcctccacctcccagattcaggcgatcctcctgcctcagcttcccgagtagccgggattacaggcgcacgccaccatgcccagctaattttgtatttttagtagagatggagtttcaccatgttggccaggccggtctggaactcctggcctcaagtgatccacccgccttggcctcctattgtgttgggattacagtcatgaaccaccgCACCGGGTCCCTCGAACCCATCTTTGGGCTGAGATTCTCAGGGCAGCCGGAGCCCATGTGTTCTTGTTTCTGATACTTTTTCTCTCTCCACTTCTCTCTTGATGAAGAAGGGGCTTGGACCATTCCTGCAAACAGCCAAACCGGTGAGAAGAGGCCAGACATCTGCCTCCATTTTCCCCAGAGTGGTGCAAGCTCAGCGAGGTCCCCAGGCTCCCCCAGGGGAAGCAGGGTTCCCTGGACACCCCACACCTCCAGCCACGCTCCCCTCGGAGCCTGTAGAGGGTGTCCAGGCTAGTCCCTGGCGGCCACATCCAGTCTTGCCAGCGCACCCGGCTCTGACCCTGCCCGTGTCCTCAGATGCCTCCTCTCCTTCACCGCCAGCTCCGAGGCCTGAACGATCTGAATCGCTCCTGGTCTCAGGACCGTCTGTCACCCTGACTGAAGGTCTAGGAACTGTGAGGCCTGAGCAGGACCCTGCCAAGTCTCCAGGAAGTCCCCTCCTGCTGAGAGGGCTGTCAGGGGGGGATGTGGCTGCACCCGAGCCCATCAGGGGGGAGCCCGGCCAAGCCAGTGAGGAGTTCCAGCCATTGACAAGGCCCTGGCGGGTCAGACTGGCTGCAGAGGAGCTGGTTTCTCACCATTCTCCTAGAAAGCCCCAGGAAACATCCTCTGGAATGGAGGTGGAGAGGCCACGCCAGACAGGGCCTGGTCTCCCCAGGGAGGGGGCCAGGGGGCGCGTGGACGTTTCATCCTCAGAACCAAGCCAGGACATGGAGAGGCTGGGACTCTCCATCCTGCTGGGGAGGGATGCCACATTCTCCACCCCAAGTGTGAGGCAGCCAGACCCCAGTGCCTGTGCCAGGGCCTCAGGACCCGAACTTACCGGGATGCCCAGGGTGAGGCCGGCAGCGCCCCTGGCAGTTCTTCCTATGGAACCTCTGCCACCAGAACCTGTTCACCCAGCAGCTCTTCTGACACCCGAAGCCTCATCTGTAGGATGGCCAGACCAGGCCCGATACCTGGAGTCAGCCCCTGGCTGGCCTGTGGGCCAGGAGGAGTCGGGGGTTGCACACACATCCAGCCCTCCATCCACGCAAACCCTGAGCCTGTGGGCTCCCACAGGAGTGTCGATACCCAGCCTGGTGGAGCTTGAACACCCCTTCCAGGCTGGCCGGGGGGCCTCACTCCAGCAGGAGTTGACAgagcccaccttggccctcaGTGCTGAAAGCCACAGGCCTCCTGAGCTTCAGGACAGTGTGGAGGGGCTTTCTGAGAGGCCCCCACGCTGAGCCTCCATGGAGACTTCAGGGTGAGTCCTGGGTGCACCCTGGGGAGGTAGAGTGCAAAGGGTGGGAGGCAGTGATGGGTCGGCCTGGAGATGGGGGCTGGGGGCCGTCTTTCCAGGGAAGCCCCGGTGCTCTTCTGGCCCAGATCGTCACTGTGCTCAGCCACAACTGGGCATCTAAGCCAGGGAGTCCAGGGGCCCTGGGTCACTGAGAGTCACTGGGACCATCCAAGCCAGCGGGGTTCCAGCTGCTG
This portion of the Pongo abelii isolate AG06213 chromosome 1, NHGRI_mPonAbe1-v2.0_pri, whole genome shotgun sequence genome encodes:
- the C1H1orf127 gene encoding uncharacterized protein C1orf127 homolog isoform X3, whose amino-acid sequence is MTLWIPRSHVEGLRRWLARTLHLPGTWRSPDHLDSSLAKCGYFLHPASDGDFLFQVQYSACFVQKEKANYRLEIRIFQKGVTGLERSDRYLMKCPMLRSRLGQESVHCGPMFIQVSRPLPLWSDNRQTPWLLSLRGELVASLEDASLMGLYVDINTTTVTIQSPRQGLLQRWEVLNTSAELLPLWLVSGHHAYSLEAACPPVSFQPESEVLVHIPKQRLGLVKRGSYIEETLSLRFLRVHQSNIFMVTENKDFVVVSIPAAGVLQVQRCQEVRGTLGTQAFYRVDLSLEFAEMAAPVLWTVESFFQCVGSGTESPASTAALRTTSSPPSPGPETPPAGVPSAASSQVWAAGPAAQEWLSRDLLHRPSDVLAKKGLGPFLQTAKPVRRGQTSASIFPRVVQAQRGPQAPPGEAGFPGHPTPPATLPSEPVEGVQASPWRPHPVLPAHPALTLPVSSDASSPSPPAPRPERSESLLVSGPSVTLTEGLGTVRPEQDPAKSPGSPLLLRGLSGGDVAAPEPIRGEPGQASEEFQPLTRPWRVRLAAEELVSHHSPRKPQETSSGMEVERPRQTGPGLPREGARGRVDVSSSEPSQDMERLGLSILLGRDATFSTPSVRQPDPSACARASGPELTGMPRVRPAAPLAVLPMEPLPPEPVHPAALLTPEASSVGWPDQARYLESAPGWPVGQEESGVAHTSSPPSTQTLSLWAPTGVSIPSLVELEHPFQAGRGASLQQELTEPTLALSAESHRPPELQDSVEGLSERPPR
- the C1H1orf127 gene encoding uncharacterized protein C1orf127 homolog isoform X1, yielding MRGLSFGGWSIMSPPRLGWGSSGSAPAGLRSEGENPKPTSFSRLMLKEENRSRHQMEGRAVYPPPVTGPIPDSIPCVTAESRVGVPGEARAQHQSQPLCSSPSLFFWSCLRFTHLGEPSFKTNCPSQGRLSCLCSAHGVPMEPLLQVRHGQAKLCSRSFNRLECSGAISAHCSLYLLGSSDSPASASWVAGTTDTVECFSDYMTLWIPRSHVEGLRRWLARTLHLPGTWRSPDHLDSSLAKCGYFLHPASDGDFLFQVQYSACFVQKEKANYRLEIRIFQKGVTGLERSDRYLMKCPMLRSRLGQESVHCGPMFIQVSRPLPLWSDNRQTPWLLSLRGELVASLEDASLMGLYVDINTTTVTIQSPRQGLLQRWEVLNTSAELLPLWLVSGHHAYSLEAACPPVSFQPESEVLVHIPKQRLGLVKRGSYIEETLSLRFLRVHQSNIFMVTENKDFVVVSIPAAGVLQVQRCQEVRGTLGTQAFYRVDLSLEFAEMAAPVLWTVESFFQCVGSGTESPASTAALRTTSSPPSPGPETPPAGVPSAASSQVWAAGPAAQEWLSRDLLHRPSDVLAKKGLGPFLQTAKPVRRGQTSASIFPRVVQAQRGPQAPPGEAGFPGHPTPPATLPSEPVEGVQASPWRPHPVLPAHPALTLPVSSDASSPSPPAPRPERSESLLVSGPSVTLTEGLGTVRPEQDPAKSPGSPLLLRGLSGGDVAAPEPIRGEPGQASEEFQPLTRPWRVRLAAEELVSHHSPRKPQETSSGMEVERPRQTGPGLPREGARGRVDVSSSEPSQDMERLGLSILLGRDATFSTPSVRQPDPSACARASGPELTGMPRVRPAAPLAVLPMEPLPPEPVHPAALLTPEASSVGWPDQARYLESAPGWPVGQEESGVAHTSSPPSTQTLSLWAPTGVSIPSLVELEHPFQAGRGASLQQELTEPTLALSAESHRPPELQDSVEGLSERPPR
- the C1H1orf127 gene encoding uncharacterized protein C1orf127 homolog isoform X2 — its product is MKCPMLRSRLGQESVHCGPMFIQVSRPLPLWSDNRQTPWLLSLRGELVASLEDASLMGLYVDINTTTVTIQSPRQGLLQRWEVLNTSAELLPLWLVSGHHAYSLEAACPPVSFQPESEVLVHIPKQRLGLVKRGSYIEETLSLRFLRVHQSNIFMVTENKDFVVVSIPAAGVLQVQRCQEVRGTLGTQAFYRVDLSLEFAEMAAPVLWTVESFFQCVGSGTESPASTAALRTTSSPPSPGPETPPAGVPSAASSQVWAAGPAAQEWLSRDLLHRPSDVLAKARLWLHPLPMVSSKESGPHEKGLGPFLQTAKPVRRGQTSASIFPRVVQAQRGPQAPPGEAGFPGHPTPPATLPSEPVEGVQASPWRPHPVLPAHPALTLPVSSDASSPSPPAPRPERSESLLVSGPSVTLTEGLGTVRPEQDPAKSPGSPLLLRGLSGGDVAAPEPIRGEPGQASEEFQPLTRPWRVRLAAEELVSHHSPRKPQETSSGMEVERPRQTGPGLPREGARGRVDVSSSEPSQDMERLGLSILLGRDATFSTPSVRQPDPSACARASGPELTGMPRVRPAAPLAVLPMEPLPPEPVHPAALLTPEASSVGWPDQARYLESAPGWPVGQEESGVAHTSSPPSTQTLSLWAPTGVSIPSLVELEHPFQAGRGASLQQELTEPTLALSAESHRPPELQDSVEGLSERPPR